The Deltaproteobacteria bacterium DNA window CACCAAATAATCAGCACCATACCTGCGTATAGAACCTTTAGCTTGCCTAAGTCTCTGGCGAAGTTGATCGAAGATATCGCCGTAATTTTGCTGAAAAGTCAGCACAAAACCCTGACCGAGAAATATGCTAATCTGTTCAATATGCACAAGCGGCAGACTTGAAGTCTCTATCATAAACGTAGTTATGAATACACTTGAGTCATATTCCTCGGCCTTAGGTCGTTGGGGGATGTGAACTATATCGGAAAGCGCCAAAGGGTGAATGTCGAATATCTGGCCAATCTCGCGCAGCAGTTCCACATCGCCTAATCCCTGCACATCGACCCATGTTACAGACTTGCTCTTCTTCATTGGAAGCAAGTCACCTAACTCTGACGCCCCAACCTCCCGCTCCACCAAATGCTCACCAGTATAGTCAATGACATGTATACGAGGTACAATAGCCTCCAAGGGAACGACGAGTGCACCGGGAGGTGCACCAACAGGTGGGCGGTGTTTCTTAAACATATGTCATTAGACCGTTAATACTGCACTTATACAGTACAAGTGCTTGGTCTGGAAACTACCTAGCTCCGACCAGACCCACTATTAATCTAATGACTACGTCGTTCAGCTTGCGCTGGCAAGGTAAAGATAAATTTAGAACCCACTCCTAGCTGGCCTTCGGCCACTATATTCCCGCCGTGAGCTTCGACGATTTTTCGGCAGCTTGCTAGTCCTATTCCAGAACCCTCGTATTTATCCGCCGATTCTGGTATGCGTTTAAATAACTCAAATATTTCCTCTGCGTATTTCTCTTCAAAACCAATGCCGTTATCTTCTACGCAAATTCGGCAGGCAGTTGAAGTAGGATTGTTTTGTTTACTAGGCTCCGAATAAATGTGAACAATTGGCTTTGCGTTCGGTTTTCTGTATCGGATAGCGTTTGCAACTAAATTTTGCACAAGTTGCCGCATTTGCACGGCATTAGCCATCACTGTTGGAAGGTTATCGATCTTAACAGTCGCCTGCGCTTCGCTAATCACGGCGCTTAAATCCTCAACCACCTCTTTGGCAATAGTTGTTAAATCGACTAATTCAAGCTCACTCTCGCTATGCTCTATGGTTGCATAATCAAAAAGCCTGCCTATCATAATTCCCATGCGCATCGTCAATTCGCCAATGCGCGTTAAGTATTTGTGATTTTCGCTGTCGGGCTCAGCGTTATTTAATAGTAGTTCCGAGTACATGTAAGCGGTACTTAGTGGGGACTTAAGATCGTGCGATATCGTGTAGCTAAAGTCCTGTAGCGCCTTATTGCTACGCCTGAGCTCCTCATTAAGTTTTGCCATTTTTCGCGTATGCAGTGCGGCGTGAAGATGCGTCTTCATGCGCGCCATAAACTCCTCCTTTAAAAAAGGAGTGCGGATGTAATCGCTCACCCCAGCCTGAAAAGAAGTTAGCCTTTCCTCGTCGCTATATTGATGGGCCAATATTACGATGGGCACATCTTTGAAACCCAGATCCCTATGAACGAGGCGGCAGAGCTCTGAAGCCGAAATTTGATCTAACCCACTAATATTAACCACGAGATCAATTGATTCACCGTATTGTTTTAGTACTTCAGTGGTCTCTTCGCGATTAGATGTTTCAAAAATTCTTACGCCAAACTGCATCAAGGTGCTAGTCACCCGGCGTCGAATAGTCCTACTCCTATGCGCGACGAGAACGCCACATTCCTTATATAGATCGCCAGGTTTTAGAATTTCGTCTACCAGCGAACAGAGTTCGCCACTTTGATAAGATTTTACGATA harbors:
- a CDS encoding response regulator, producing the protein MRGVCEPTEIATENLGRFYGMQILVVDDSNLVRSKLRKELESGGYSVIEAQSGEEALKKAVENEVALITLDIEMPGLNGYQSCEKLRKLSMDSSTTSRDISNTPVIFVTANDTIDGRIKGFEVGATDFIVKSYQSGELCSLVDEILKPGDLYKECGVLVAHRSRTIRRRVTSTLMQFGVRIFETSNREETTEVLKQYGESIDLVVNISGLDQISASELCRLVHRDLGFKDVPIVILAHQYSDEERLTSFQAGVSDYIRTPFLKEEFMARMKTHLHAALHTRKMAKLNEELRRSNKALQDFSYTISHDLKSPLSTAYMYSELLLNNAEPDSENHKYLTRIGELTMRMGIMIGRLFDYATIEHSESELELVDLTTIAKEVVEDLSAVISEAQATVKIDNLPTVMANAVQMRQLVQNLVANAIRYRKPNAKPIVHIYSEPSKQNNPTSTACRICVEDNGIGFEEKYAEEIFELFKRIPESADKYEGSGIGLASCRKIVEAHGGNIVAEGQLGVGSKFIFTLPAQAERRSH